Proteins co-encoded in one Aspergillus flavus chromosome 2, complete sequence genomic window:
- a CDS encoding permease of the major facilitator superfamily (unnamed protein product), protein MAEKEPKTVPVSSTEVDTDSLGASVKYDSDRERQDKQSQPLPGKSTFETEDHRLYRPIDSYEGIHRWDPDFEWTEEEERKIVRKIDWRVCTFACVTFFALQLDRGNINQALSDTMLQDLHMTSNDYNTGQTIFLVCFLIAEMPSQLISKRLGPDRWIPFQMVAWSLVAACQAFLKTKSAYLGIRALLGLLEGGFIPDTILFLSFFYKSSELPKRLTCFWISYTLTSIIGAFLAFGLLHIKDSNGGGSWRYLFAYEGLITGVIGILAAFWMPAGPTQTKGGLRGKDGWFNEREEKIMVNRVIRDDPSKGTMHNRQAVTPKLLWYSLKDYHMWPIYALGLIWMIPYSPASNYLTLQLRQQGFTTFQTNLLVIPSAVVSIITMITTTWIAERTNQRLLLGAAAEIWYLVLLIALETLPMKSMPWPRFAILTLTVGGPSIHPVLVALTSRNAGSVRTRTVASALYNMSVQISSIASANVYRTDDAPYYREGNKVTIALAVVSFFLFIGSKLYYDWRNRRNTEKWDALTSEQKQQYVRDNSVMNNKRLDFRFAS, encoded by the exons ATGGCTGAGAAAGAACCGAAAACTGTGCCCGTTTCTTCTACCGAGGTAGATACTGACTCTCTGGGGGCCAGTGTCAAATATGATTCAGACAGAGAGCGTCAAGACAAGCAGAGCCAGCCTCTCCCGGGGAAAAGCACTTTCGAGACAGAAGACCATCGCCTCTATCGACCCATCGACAGCTATGAGGGCATTCATCGCTGGGATCCTGACTTTGAATGgaccgaagaggaagagaggaaaatcGTCAGAAAG ATTGACTGGCGAGTCTGCACGTTCGCGTGTGTTACGTTCTTCGCGCTGCAGCTTGATCGAGGAAATATCAACCAGGCGCTCTCGGATACGATGTTGCAAGACCTACACATGACCAGCAATGACTACAACACGGGCCAAACCATTTTCTTAGTCTGCTTTCTGATCGCCGAGATGCCCTCGCAGTTGATTTCCAAGCGACTGGGCCCCGATCGCTGGATTCCTTTTCAGATGGTGGCATGGAGTTTAGTCGCCGCGTGCCAGGCATTTTTGAAGACCAAATCAGCTTATCTAGGCATCCGTGCCTTGCTTGGACTGCTTGAGGGTGGTTTCATCCCTGACACAATTCTTTTCTTATCATTCTTCTACAAGTCCAGTGAGCTCCCGAAACGGCTGACCTGCTTCTGGATTTCATACACCCTCACGAGCATCATTGGCGCATTTCTAGCCTTTGGCCTGCTCCATATAAAGGACTCCAATGGTGGCGGATCCTGGAGGTACCTCTTCGCGTATGAAGGTCTTATCACTGGTGTTATCGGCATCCTCGCTGCTTTTTGGATGCCAGCAGGCCCAACCCAGACCAAAGGCGGACTCCGAGGGAAAGACGGATGGTTCAACGAgcgggaagagaagatcatgGTGAATCGCGTCATTCGCGACGATCCAAGTAAAGGAACCATGCACAATCGCCAGGCTGTTACCCCAAAGCTCCTCTGGTACTCATTAAAGGACTACCATATGTGGCCGATCTACGCTCTTGGTTTGATTTGGATGATTCCTTATAGCCCAGCCAGCAACTATCTTACCTTGCAACTGCGCCAGCAAGGATTTACCACCTTCCAGACCAACCTACTTGTGATTCCTTCAGCTGTCGTCAGCATCATAACCATGATCACGACCACCTGGATCGCAGAGCGTACCAACCAGCGTTTGCTCCTCGGCGCCGCAGCTGAGATTTGGTATTTGGTCCTACTGATTGCACTCGAGACGCTCCCTATGAAAAGCATGCCTTGGCCTCGATTTGCCATCCTAACTCTCACGGTCGGAGGGCCCAGCATTCATCCCGTCTTGGTAGCATTGACCTCGCGGAATGCAGGCTCTGTCCGGACAAGAACGGTCGCTTCTGCGTTGTACAATATGTCCGTGCAAATCAGTAGCATTGCTTCTGCTAAC GTCTACCGAACCGATGATGCACCATATTACAGAGAGGGAAATAAGGTCACGATCGCATTGGCTGTTGTCagcttcttccttttcattgGATCGAAGCTATACTATGATTGGCGCAATAG GCGAAACACCGAGAAATGGGATGCCCTCACCAGTGAACAGAAACAACAGTATGTTCGGGATAACTCAGTCATGAACAATAAACG ACTTGACTTCCGCTTTGCCTCTTGA
- a CDS encoding putative alcohol dehydrogenase: MPPVNEAAWILAPKGDLKRFSAAYNSPLEDELVIENHAVAIQPFDANVRARAYIDVPYPFILGNGVAGTVHEVGSSVTRFKKGDRVVSDTPVYQVKQSKYGGWQKFVVSREATTAKIPTSTTFEDAAAIPFSLLTAVAALHLHLGMNKPGTKCSGKVLIWSASGSVGGYAVQYAAGLGYEVVATASPRKFEYVRGLGASAVFDYKDDEIVSKLKGLGPYDFIMTASGDAIGASALSEVLQPGGGTFASVRPQSDEMHLAGNVHLVYDFFSMTTQKPENTAFTEWWYRDYLPGALGGNVTPTPLEKRPGGLNKIQDACADVLEGRASKKLVLDPQADVFE; encoded by the exons ATGCCACCTGTGAACGAAGCCGCTTGGATACTGGCGCCAAAGGGTGACCTAAAGCGATTCAGTGCGGCCTATAACAGCCCTTTAGAGGATGAACTAGTGATAGAG AATCACGCCGTCGCCATACAACCTTTCGATGCCAATGTCCGCGCCCGGGCGTACATCGATGTGCCTTACCCATTCATCTTAGGTAATGGGGTTGCCGGCACTGTCCATGAAGTCGGCTCGTCAGTCACCAGATTCAAGAAGGGAGACCGCGTTGTGTCCGATACACCTGTTTACCAGGTCAAACAATCTAAGTACGGAGGCTGGCAGAAATTCGTCGTGAGCAGAGAAGCTACCACCGCTAAGATACCAACAAGCACAACTTTCGAGGACGCTGCTGCGATACCTTTCTCACTCTTAACAGCTGTTGCAGCCTTACACTTACACTTGGGAATGAATAAACCTGGAACAAAGTGCAGTGGAAAAGTACTAATCTGGAGCGCAAGCGGATCCGTGGGGGGTTACGCTGTTCAGTATGCTGCTGGC CTTGGCTATGAAGTCGTGGCAACCGCTTCCCCGCGAAAGTTTGAATATGTTCGTGGCCTCGGGGCCTCTGCGGTTTTTGACTACAAGGACGATGAAATAGTTTCTAAGCTGAAGGGCCTCGGTCCCTATGACTTTATCATGACAGCGTCAGGGGATGCGATAGGTGCAAGTGCTTTGAGCGAGGTCCTACAACCTGGAGGCGGCACATTTGCTTCTGTCCGACCGCAAAGTGATGAAATGCATCTTGCCGGAAATGTCCACCTGGTCTACGACTTTTTCAGCATGACCACCCAGAAGCCGGAAAATACAGCTTTTACGGAATGGTGGTATCGTGACTATCTCCCCGGAGCTTTGGGCGGGAACGTGACCCCTACGCCCTTGGAAAAGCGACCTGGTGGCTTAAACAAAATCCAGGATGCTTGTGCCGACGTTTTAGAAGGGCGAGCCTCGAAGAAACTAGTGTTGGACCCCCAAGCAGATGTATTTGAATAG
- a CDS encoding uncharacterized protein (uncharacterized alpha/beta hydrolase domain-domain containing protein) has translation MERAGAAHAREFVLCFDGTGYKFRGDEADSNVLKIYRMLDRNDARQFHYYQPGFGTFTTSIWQTHNTNQNRIRRWFSNTKDAAVGTTFDEHVMDGYRFLMRFYCPGDGIYIFGFSRGAYVARMLAEMLDHIGLLEAGNEGKVRYVWSIFSKWAKCVNSADSDRKKKDDLYTYMKALRETFCRPVSQIRFLGLFDTVNSIPRFELNRNKFLFPFTTKTSARVIRHAVAIDEHRAKFRQDLLSDDNPNTRSTRRKRQGHREPQGHLQQGRCTGEAFYRPVPRVRPQTVNSGNPRIDKEAHKPIGTPYDAGGCPFTENEDTTQDVEEVWFAGCHADIGGGLTLDKDEDLALSHVPLVWMVQEAQRAGLRLDPEKMKLFHCFDDSAGNGSLSGNIEHSIDGQEAGGERDFKTSLWKATINGRVHDFLQYGHGVPWPTVLMWKLVEYLPFRRMALQSDGSWKPIRWPLPLGERRDLPKAAQVHGSVIRRMQANPKYRPVNLLRYGNGKHRSPLEDGIGAWEVHAHRGCLVRETYHKKLSETN, from the exons ATGGAGAGAGCTGGAGCCGCACACGCCCGAGAATTCGTCCTCTGTTTTGATGGCACAGGATATAAATTTCGAGGAGATGAAGCAGATAGTAATGTTCTAAAGATTTACAGA ATGCTTGATCGTAATGATGCCCGTCAATTCCATTATTATCAGCCGGGATTTGGGACCTTTACCACCTCGATCTGGCAGACCCATAATACCAACCAGAATCGGATCAGGAGATGGTTTTCGAATACGAAAGACGCCGCAGTGGGCACGACATTTGACGAACACGTCATGGATGGCTATAGGTTCCTCATGCGCTTTTACTGCCCTGGTGATGGGATTTACATATTTGGTTTCAGTCGTGGAGCATATGTGGCGCGTATGCTTGCTGAGATGCTGGACCATATCGGTCTGTTAGAGGCAGGGAACGAAGGGAAGGTCCGCTATGTTTGGTCGATATTCTCCAAGTGGGCGAAATGTGTCAACAGTGCGGACAGtgacagaaaaaaaaaggacgaTTTATATACGTATATGAAAGCCCTACGGGAGACGTTCTGTCGCCCAGTATCGCAGATCCGATTTCTCGGCTTATTCGACACCGTCAACAGCATACCGCGATTCGAACTGAATCGTAATAAGTTTCTGTTTCCGTTCACAACCAAAACGTCAGCCAGAGTAATTCGGCATGCTGTCGCTATCGACGAGCATCGTGCTAAGTTTCGCCAGGATTTGCTTTCAGATGACAATCCAAACACACGGTCAACACGGCGCAAACGGCAGGGCCACCGGGAGCCACAAGGGCATCTTCAGCAAGGACGTTGCACAGGAGAGGCATTTTATCGGCCAGTCCCTCGTGTCCGTCCACAAACTGTGAACTCTGGGAACCCGCGAATAGACAAAGAGGCCCACAAGCCGATAGGAACGCCATACGACGCGGGGGGTTGCCCTTTCACGGAGAACGAGGATACCACCCAGGACGTCGAGGAGGTGTGGTTTGCCGGATGCCATGCTGATATTGGCGGTGGATTAACTTTGGATAAAGATGAAGACCTGGCGCTGAGCCATGTGCCATTAGTATGGATGGTACAGGAGGCACAGCGTGCGGGACTCCGACTTGATCCTGAAAAGATGAAGCTATTTCACTGCTTTGATGACTCGGCTGGCAATGGTAGTCTCTCCGGCAATATAGAGCACAGCATCGATGGACAAGAGGCAGGTGGCGAACGCGATTTTAAAACATCCCTCTGGAAGGCCACTATAAATGGACGTGTACATGACTTCCTACAGTACGGCCATGGCGTCCCCTGGCCCACTGTTTTAATGTGGAAACTAGTGGAGTACCTTCCGTTTCGGAGGATGGCGTTGCAAAGCGATGGATCCTGGAAACCGATTCGATGGCCTCTTCCCCTTGGGGAGAGACGTGATCTCCCCAAGGCGGCTCAGGTCCACGGATCAGTCATTCGTCGCATGCAGGCCAATCCAAAGTATAGGCCGGTGAATTTGCTCAGATACGGAAACGGGAAACACAGGAGTCCCTTAGAGGATGGTATTGGTGCGTGGGAGGTGCACGCTCATCGAGGCTGTTTAGTGCGAGAAACGTACCACAAGAAGTTGTCCGAAACCAACTAA
- a CDS encoding Isochorismatase-like protein — protein MPPAYKRLDRDDCVFLFIDHQSGLIQLVRDFEPTEFRTNVLGLVKTAAYFNAPSVLTTSFDTGPNGPIAQELVDALPNAPLIRRPGQVNAMDNDDFVNAVKATGKKQVIISGVLTEICVAFPALSLIEQGYDVFVVTDASGTFKEHTREAAHKRMTQAGVQLLNWAAVAAELQRDWRRDIEGFGKLWTDHVPGYWCLMQSY, from the exons ATGCCTCCAGCATACAAACGCCTCGATCGGGATGACTgtgttttcttgtttatcGACCATCAG TCTGGGCTTATTCAGTTGGTGCGCGACTTCGAACCTACTGAGTTCCGGACCAATGTATTGGGCTTGGTGAAAACCGCAGCTTATTTCAACGCGCCCTCAGTCCTGACTACCTCGTTCGATACTGGTCCCAATGGTCCAATTGCTCAGGAACTCGTGGATGCATTGCCGAATGCTCCCCTGATCCGGAGACCAGGACAAGTGAATGCCATGGACAATGACGACTTTGTCAACGCGGTAAAAGCAACAGGGAAGAAACAGGTAATCATCAG TGGAGTCCTCACTGAGATCTGCGTCGCATTCCCAGCACTGAGTCTAATTGAGCAAGGATACGATGTATTCGTGGTAACTGATGCTTCCGGGACCTTCAAAGAACATACCCGTGAAGCGGCTCACAAGCGGATGACGCAAGCGGGCGTACAGCTGTTAAATTGGGCAGCGGTGGCTGCTGAGCTGCAGCGAGATTGGCGCCGAGACATCGAAGGGTTTGGCAAGCTTTGGACGGATCATGTGCCTGGATACTGGTGTTTGATGCAGAGTTAT